The proteins below are encoded in one region of Centropristis striata isolate RG_2023a ecotype Rhode Island chromosome 12, C.striata_1.0, whole genome shotgun sequence:
- the frmpd1b gene encoding FERM and PDZ domain-containing protein 1 → MEEKERCRSRSPARRASRVQQVVGTIIRRTRESLSRERLLGDGRSQRSNSLSNQNFQAKLTLQITRDPVLDSSTGHGFILTTNAPLLVRDVVPGSPADGILYPGDQVLQINDTVLEDLSAEQVENVLRDLEDCINVTILRHMTNPKSSIMSAEKRARLRSNPVKVRFAEEVVVNGHTQGNSLLFLPNVLKVYLENGQTKAFKFDNSTTVKDIVLTLKDKLSIRAIEYFALVLEQQYSITKLLLLHEDELIQKVVQKKDSHDYRCLFRVCFIPRDPMDLLQDDPSTFEYLFLQSVGDVLQERFAVEMKCNTALRLAALHMHERLDSCGQTRASIKSITKEFGMDSFISPTLLSNMREKDLRKAISYHLKKIQSLLEPRQKVISATQARLAYLTQLGELISYGGRSYTATMMLQDREVLVSLLVGAKYGMSQVINHKLNMISTLVEFSSISRVELLSESDKVSLLRISLHDMKPFALLMDSLAAKDLGCLLGGYCKLLVDPSVNVFRLGRPKVRVHRIPAEEGVCGKFAVIEGVCYESLSSYVSRCCSDSDDSTDEDDPMDSQSCKRPDPASQDWEERRRAEEEKRREEERKEREEHKGKQEVKIIVTTEGTENEGEEEGGATGSGLRKFSIMDEEMNLETSWYHTDPRVTSSFSSLSSGSLSAALEEGSAAAKAPSRLDAIRGTRTSEDLPSLDVHHPFLLEPKHQGPLRPTNLNYRGNDNSCLCFAELSKADYLPSPPEATSDDDNDDDEEEEEEQVLKGLRRISKIPSSRDLRMIDSIPFDRSPIKRKKKVPPKVPVRTSSIPLDKAEQRLSKDEECLFLTPSPNPKPALLVKDTASESEDEFFDAQERFTPPVPDLSDAELADRRNANRLSGSWNGPSAVPGKEPSSPLANKSKSSKIKKEVEMLKGPTNQLSNKQPSLPKPSQKPEVKVKPLIPPKPQLPPKPQIIPPKSPQHGRSYAHCNGDASGRLSSELLEMEPDTMEFKSVTSGAGGLPLSSPLITAVRCSKQPTPVKTPQTEEKTKRQENSPKKNKDLMHENGTNDKAYILDENSTPKVEGKSNGTVLPTKKPPNLPPIPRSNSGTKLAIPPPVPPKPTSPKTLHPLSLPASSPVSPTDPSKGIFKDSITPPNGINPWSSRNGSVQSGSRRVSLSHESLSPKNTDAPLTLTTSLTSTTSKGVSGLESREPGRSGSGSDLRTSSSSLGGRLPASALRGKIQALPWYMTRSQEILGTLDYPSTSSINGDTSGFGSGLSVASGLSDLNKTPVKEKETVTSKAGGKVNLLEDGAEVVIATIKEAQDVTSHMKKANGTNGSHPNLTFRENSAHSGSVVSSEQPQSRPHSAVGLGGVSAMQIGGDSPTSSLADTTPPQQHREACGCRTVYANCFSGDTEDGISFDEELTVYEFSRRTRPKPARPAPASSPTTPSPKPNILSLLRDNPRPLSTFSTASSELSPLVSRPVSPTNSFSGPLRTLTNKNYGGLKGGFASLRQDIDQLLLVLERGALDQQTLCQDPQHNITGPDLNHNGTEGGIIPAPDSNCTGTSTGAMTEAERSLLQAEARRLASGCQRATRVGWAPDEALRSLSNSFSALVQLSAACLRTNPCPGCDICHNASLVHGDEDDDGQEAMDKLKEIVSLYREFVGAVETAGTGSGAGGKSVGLSGSGQGQGESDGVRLLAKRCTVLISSVFALTQLFRTRTPDTAGTPGHVPLNF, encoded by the exons AGAGCGGTTGCTAGGCGATGGGAGGTCGCAGCGCTCCAACAGTCTGTCCAATCAAAACTTCCAGGCCAAGCTGACGCTGCAGATCACAAGGGACCCGGTCCTGGACAGCAGCACTGGACATGGCTTCATCCTCACCACAAACGCACCCCTGCTGGTCAGGGACGTCGTCCCAG GGAGTCCTGCAGATGGGATACTGTACCCAGGAGACCAGGTGCTGCAGATTAATGATACAGTGCTGGAGGACTTGAGCGCTGAGCAGGTGGAAAATGTCTTAAG GGACTTGGAGGATTGTATCAATGTGACTATCCTGCGACACATGACA AATCCCAAGTCATCCATCATGTCGGCAGAGAAGAGAGCTCGTCTGAGGAGTAATCCAGTTAAAGTGCGCTTTGCAGAGGAGGTGGTGGTCAACGGGCACACTCAG GGAAACTCTCTTCTCTTCCTGCCCAATGTCCTCAAAGTTTATTTAGAGAACGGACAGACCAAGGCCTTCAAGTTCGACAACAGCACCACTGTCAAG GACATTGTGCTGACTCTGAAGGATAAACTGTCCATCCGGGCCATCGAGTACTTTGCCCTGGTGCTAGAGCAACAGTATAGCATCACCAAACTACTGCTGCTGCACGAAGACGAGCTCATACAGAAG GTGGTGCAGAAAAAAGACTCCCATGACTACAGATGTCTGTTCAGGGTGTGTTTCATCCCCAGAGACCCCATGGACCTGCTGCAGGATGACCCCTCTACCTTTGAGTACCTCTTTTTACAG agtgTTGGGGACGTGCTGCAGGAGCGTTTTGCAGTAGAAATGAAGTGTAACACTGCACTCCGCCTTGCCGCCCTGCACATGCACGAGAGACTAGACAGTTGTGGACAGACCAGGGCCTCTATCAAGAGTATTAC GAAGGAGTTTGGCATGGACAGCTTCATCTCTCCCACACTGCTGAGCAACATGAGGGAGAAGGACCTGAGGAAAGCCATCAGCTACCACCTCAAAAAGATCCAGTCCCTGCTAGAGCCACGCCAGAAG GTCATTTCTGCAACTCAGGCTCGATTGGCCTACCTCACTCAGCTGGGAGAGCTCATTTCATATGGGGGACGGTCCTACACAGCTACGATGATG CTTCAGGACAGGGAGGTGTTGGTCAGCCTGCTGGTGGGAGCCAAGTATGGGATGAGTCAGGTGATTAACCACAAGCTCAACATGATCTCTACACTGGTGGAGTTCAGCAGCATCAGCCGAGTGGAGCTGCTCTCTGAGTCGGACAAAGTCAGCCTACTGCGCATCTCACTGCACGACATGAAG CCATTTGCCTTACTGATGGACTCTCTGGCAGCCAAAGACTTAGGGTGTCTGCTTGGAGGCTACTGCAAACTCCTTGTGGATCCTAGTGTCAATGTCTTCCGTCTGGGGCGCCCCAAAGTGAGGGTGCACCGGATTCCTGCTGAAGAAGGTGTGTGTGGGAAGTTCGCCGTAATAGAGGGCGTGTGCTATGAATCCCTATCAA GCTATGTGTCTCGCTGCTGCAGTGACTCAGATGACTCAACAGATGAGGATGACCCCATGGATTCTCAGAGTTGCAAACGGCCAGACCCAGCAAGTCAGGACTGGGAAGAAAGGAGGAGGgcggaggaagagaagaggagagaagaggaaagaaaagaaagagaggagcaTAAAGgcaaacaggaagtgaagaTAATAGTGACAACAGAAGGTACGGAAAATGAGGgtgaagaggaaggaggagcAACAGGAAGTGGTCTGCGAAAATTTAGTATTATGGATGAAGAAATGAACCTTGAGACGTCCTGGTACCACACTGACCCACGGGTCACCAGCAGCTTCTCCAGTTTGTCCAGCGGCTCCTTGAGTGCTGCCCTGGAGGAGGGCAGTGCTGCAGCCAAAGCCCCTTCTCGTCTGGATGCGATCCGTGGTACACGCACAAGCGAAGATCTACCGAGCTTGGACGTTCACCACCCCTTCCTCCTGGAGCCAAAACACCAAGGGCCCCTGCGACCCACCAACCTCAACTACCGTGGCAATGACAACTCTTGTCTTTGCTTTGCTGAGCTCTCCAAGGCTGATTACCTCCCTAGCCCACCCGAGGCTACTAGTGACGAtgacaatgatgatgatgaggaggaggaggaagagcaggtATTGAAAGGACTTCGACGTATTTCCAAGATACCTAGTTCAAGAGATTTGAGAATGATTGACAGCATACCCTTTGATAGATCCCccattaaaagaaagaaaaaggtccCTCCCAAAGTCCCAGTAAGGACAAGTTCAATTCCTTTGGACAAAGCGGAGCAGCGCCTCTCCAAGGACGAAGAATGTCTATTCCTGACACCTTCGCCCAATCCCAAACCAGCTCTTTTGGTCAAAGACACCGCCTCAGAGTCTGAAGATGAGTTTTTCGATGCACAGGAGAGGTTTACTCCTCCGGTTCCTGATCTATCAG ATGCTGAGCTGGCTGACCGGCGGAACGCTAATCGGTTGAGTGGAAGCTGGAATGGTCCTTCAGCTGTCCCGGGGAAAGAGCCGTCCTCCCCGCTTGCCAATAAATCCAAATCCTCTAAAATCAAGAAGGAAGTGGAGATGCTTAAAGGTCCCACAAATCAACTTAGCAACAAACAGCCCAGTCTACCAAAGCCATCTCAGAAACCTGAAGTTAAGGTGAAACCACTAATACCACCTAAGCCCCAGCTGCCTCCCAAACCTCAGATCATTCCTCCCAAATCCCCCCAGCATGGGCGATCATATGCCCACTGCAACGGGGATGCCTCTGGACGTCTGTCCTCTGAACTTCTAGAAATGGAGCCAGACACCATGGAGTTCAAGTCCGTCACATCTGGGGCAGGTGGACTGCCTCTGTCATCTCCACTGATCACGGCAGTGCGGTGCAGCAAGCAACCAACGCCCGTTAAAACACCACAAACTGAGGAAAAGACAAAGAGGCaagaaaatagcccaaaaaagaacaaagatCTGATGCATGAGAATGGAACAAATGACAAAGCATACATTCTAGATGAAAATTCAACTCCTAAAGTTGAGGGGAAAAGCAATGGGACTGTCCTACCCACAAAAAAGCCACCAAACCTTCCCCCTATCCCTCGCTCTAATTCAGGTACAAAGTTAGCCATTCCCCCTCCAGTGCCCCCAAAACCAACTTCTCCCAAAACCCTCCACCCCTTATCGCTACCTGCTAGCTCTCCTGTATCTCCAACTGATCCAAGCAAAGGGATCTTTAAGGATAGCATCACTCCGCCAAATGGAATCAATCCTTGGAGCAGCCGCAATGGCAGCGTGCAGTCTGGATCCAGGAGGGTCTCACTGAGTCATGAAAGCCTGTCACCCAAAAATACAGATGCACCTCTCACGCTTACCACCTCCCTCACTTCAACCACCAGCAAAGGTGTTAGCGGCCTTGAAAGCAGAGAGCCTGGAAGATCTGGATCAGGATCAGACCTGAGGACCAGCTCCTCAAGCCTGGGAGGCAGACTGCCAGCTTCTGCCCTAAGAGGGAAGATCCAGGCTCTGCCGTGGTACATGACCCGTTCCCAGGAGATTTTGGGAACTCTGGACTATCCCTCAACTAGCTCCATTAATGGAGACACATCTGGATTTGGCTCTGGCTTGTCTGTAGCCAGCGGTTTATCAGACTTAAACAAGACCCCTGTCAAGGAAAAGGAAACTGTGACCTCAAAAGCAGGAGGGAAAGTGAACCTTTTAGAGGATGGAGCTGAGGTTGTCATTGCTACAATCAAAGAAGCCCAGGATGTAACCTCACACATGAAGAAGGCCAATGGGACAAATGGCTCCCATCCCAATCTGACTTTCAGAGAGAATAGTGCACACAGTGGCAGTGTTGTTTCATCAGAGCAGCCTCAGTCGCGGCCCCATTCAGCAGTCGGGTTGGGAGGTGTGTCCGCCATGCAGATCGGAGGTGACTCACCTACCTCCTCACTTGCTGACACGACTCCTCCACAACAGCACCGGGAGGCTTGTGGCTGCCGCACCGTTTACGCCAACTGTTTCAGTGGAGACACTGAGGATGGTATTAGCTTTGATGAGGAGCTTACAGTTTACGAGTTCTCACGCCGCACACGTCCCAAACCTGCCCGACCTGCACCTGCATCTTCTCCTACAACACCTTCTCCGAAGCCTAATATTCTGTCGCTGCTGAGAGACAACCCCCGCCCACTCTCGACTTTCTCCACTGCCTCCTCTGAACTCAGTCCGCTAGTTTCACGTCCAGTTTCCCCCACAAACTCATTTAGTGGTCCTCTTCGTACACTTACCAACAAGAATTATGGTGGCCTGAAGGGAGGTTTTGCCTCCCTGCGACAAGATATAGACCAACTTCTGCTGGTCTTAGAGAGGGGAGCACTTGACCAACAAACATTGTGTCAAGACCCACAGCATAATATCACAGGCCCCGACCTAAATCACAATGGAACTGAAGGTGGTATAATCCCAGCACCGGACTCAAATTGTACTGGGACCAGCACCGGCGCCATGACGGAGGCCGAAAGGAGTCTCCTCCAAGCAGAGGCTCGACGATTGGCATCTGGGTGTCAGCGGGCCACACGTGTCGGCTGGGCTCCTGATGAAGCCTTACGCTCTTTATCTAACAGCTTCAGTGCCCTGGTGCAGCTGTCAGCAGCCTGTCTGCGAACAAACCCCTGTCCTGGTTGTGACATCTGCCATAATGCGAGTCTAGTCCATGGGGACGAGGACGATGACGGTCAGGAGGCCATGGACAAGCTGAAGGAGATTGTGAGTCTGTACCGGGAGTTTGTCGGGGCTGTTGAGACAGCTGGAACTGGGAGCGGGGCTGGGGGTAAGAGTGTGGGCCTCTCCGGGTCGGGACAGGGTCAGGGGGAGAGTGATGGGGTGAGGCTCCTAGCCAAACGCTGCACTGTGCTCATCTCGTCCGTATTTGCGCTCACACAGCTCTTCCGGACACGCACACCAGACACTGCGGGCACGCCGGGCCACGTACCTCTCAACTTTTGA